The Methanospirillum lacunae nucleotide sequence GCTCCAGGGGTCATCAAGCAGAGGACATCACTATGAGGGTCTTCTCACGAAATGTCCTGCTGTTTCGGTCTGTGACCGGACGCTCGTTGTGGATGAGAGCGGAACGACTTCTGCTCACCGGAGAGCAAAAGCCTATTCCTGGGATGATCAGGTGTACCAAGCCTGGAAGTATGGAGGAGGATGCTGGCTTGACAGAGATGACCCGCCTTCTGATGATAAAACCAGTCCTGGTGATCATGATGGGAATGATCTGAAGAATGTTCATGAAGAATTCGGAACTGCTGATGGTTGCGGGCTGACTGCAGAATGTTCTGCAACGAATTCGGGTTCAGATTGCACATCAGATCAGGAATTAAATAATAATAATAATTTTTTATGTACTTATTACGGAATAAGAGAAGATACAGAGAGCAGGAAAGATGATCATGAATGTGATTGTGTCTCTTCATCTGAAAATTGCAGATCCGTAATTAGGGATCAGGATCATCGTTCTGATGAATTATTAACGCCTGATTGTAAAAATACAGAATATAATAATTGCACTGATTTCAGCAACTCATTTGCAACTCCTCAAAATGAGCCCGGTTTGTCAGAACGTTCGGCAGCGTTCTGCAATGGACCGTCAGGATCTTTGAAGGTGAGAACATCTGAGTTCTGTGAGATTGACCGGGGTTTTGGTCAGGGCCCGTGTGACTGCTGTGGGTCAGAGTGGGTACATTACCAGGAGAGGATGACCCGGGAACGGCTGGCTGCTCCTCCCCGGATGAACAGGAAGATCTGCAGATCATGTTTTGAGAAGGCGAAACGTGATGAGGCAGCATCGTTCAGGGCTCTTCCCGGTGTGATTGATCCGCTTTCACTGGTGAGGCTGAATTCTGATATCGGACGATGCCAGGTATGTGATACGTTCAAGGCAACATGGCACGATTCAGATTCCGGGGTTGCAGTTTGTGATTCATGCCGGTCCAGGATTCTCCGGGAGGGATCATGATTTCTCCGGTGTTTCGGTTTCACCTGCCTCATCTCTTCTGGTTCTTGTTCGGCTGCTCTGTGCTCTGGAAGGTTGGGAGGCTGAAGCCTGATCCGGTTACAGAGCAATTGAGGGTGATCATCGACGGTCCGGGTGAGATCGGGAGGATATCCCGGAATGATGCCCGGGCGGTATTGGATCGGGAAGAGGGGATAGAGATAGAACCCGGGGGAACGGTAGGGTTATCGCTGTCCGGTAGAGGGGTTGTGATCGAGATTCCGGGAGAAGGTGGAGGAAGGTTTGTAGCGGTTGCTATGAAGGTTTGGAATATGCTGGAGAAATGGCCGAGGAAGAAGGCAGCGTTGTTTGAGGGTGGTTATTAACCAATGCGAGTAAACCCACAGTTGACAGGGAAAATAAGGCTCTGACATGCAGGGCCACGAAGGATGGATAAATGCTGATACTCCTGATGATAAAAAAAGGATGCCCCTTGTAATGAACGTATTTCTTTGTTTCCGGACCCTCTAATCGAGAGCAGCAAAAGGGTCCGGCCAGGGGTTTTCTAAAAAACCAAATTTGAAGCAATATACCGGATTTATACCAGGATATGCATTTAAAATTTAAATTGGATCATCTCTGATGATATCTCTTCTACATCACGAGTGACAGAATGCATCGCCTGAGAAATCTGTGAGAGAGATGAAGAGATCTCTTCGGTTGCAGCTGAAGAATCAAGCGACTGGCGAAGAGTACCACTTAATATTTTTGCTACTTCATTCACATTTGCAGTAATCTCTTCAACTGATGCTGCCTGCTCTTCTGATATCGAAGCCATATCAGTCACCTTCTGACTGATATTCTTAATCGATTCAACATTACTATTGAACACCTTGATTGTTTCAGATAACGTCTGATTTCCCTTTACTACATTCTCTGTTGAATAACTAACCGCTTCAGCAGCTTTATGTGACTTATCCTGCAGATTTCTAATCATATCAGAGATATTTTCTGCAGACTGGCGTGATTCCTGAGCAAGCGATTTCACTTCAGAAGCCACAACAGCAAACCCCCTCCCTGCTTCTCCTGCACGTGCCGCTTCAATTGCTGCATTTAACGCAAGAAGGTTTGTCTGATTCGCGATATCAGATATTAAATTGACGATCTTTCCAATCTGATCCATCTGGTTCTTGATATCCAAAACGATGCTATCGACGTGCTCGGAAGATTTGGTAATCTCAGCCATTGCCTTTTCAGTATTTTGAACGAGGTGGATTCCAGCAATACCCATCTCTTCAGCTGATGTTGACATTTGAGCGATATTTTGGCTGCTAACTGCCAGATTCGAGACAGTAACTGAGAGATCTTCCATAGCACTGAGGATCTGCTTCACACCCTCTTCTCCATCCTCTGCATTCTTACTCAGTAGATTCGAATTATCAGCAAGGAGCCCGGTTCCACCAGATACCTGTTCAACACTGGCGTTTACCTCTTCTGCATTAGATGTAATACTCGTGATCTTGGTCTGGAAAAGCCGTAAAGGATTCGTAAATATATCGAGCATCTGATTTATACCACTGCAGATCTCAAAAAAGTCCCCGGCATACTCTTTTTCATTCGTTCTTGCAGTAAGATTTCCTCCTTTTGCAATTTGAATCACATTGATAATATCAGATAACGCCTTCTTCTGATGGGTCAGATCCTCAATTACTGTCATCAAAGATGGTTTTCCATTGTATTGTATTCCAGCAAGAGTTACATGACAGTCAATAATTGTTCCATCAAACTTCTGGTGAATCCAGTCAAATGATACAACATCTCCAGACATCGCCTGCTTTATTTTTTCGGGTGCCAGTTTTTCAGATGGTATGCCATCTTTTTGAAATTGAGGAGACAATATGGCAGGAGGTTTTCCGTTAAAAAAGTCTTTGGTTTTTGCACCAAAGAGATGAACTGCAGCCGCATTTGCTTCTACAAAAACGCCGTCGGTGATAACAAGCATTGCATAGGGGGTATTATCAAAAATTATCTGCAAATTTTTTTGTGATGCCTGAAGTTCTGCTTCTTTTACCTTCTGGCTCGTAATATCTTCAAAAGCAACCATAAGTGATGGATTACCGAGATATTCAAATAATTTCAGATTAACTCGTGCGAAAAATGATTTGCCATCAAGTGTCTGGTGTTCCCATTCAAATATTTCATGCGAGCCTGAAAGGGCCCGTTTTATTATTTCCCCGGCAGATTCATCAGATGAGCGTCCATTTGGCTGAACAGGAGGAGAAAGTATGGCCGGAGGTTTACCGATAATATCTTCAGGTTTTTTTGCGTTAAATATGTTTAGAGCAGCCTTATTTGCATCAATAAAAACTCCATTCGTAATGATTAGCATGGCATACGGAGAAATATTAAAAATCACTCTCATATTCGAATTGGGTTCAATTTCTGCACTTGTCATAGACTGTCATCACCTTGAATAAACTCTCGGATATTATCGAGATTAGTTTGATGCTATATATAGAATCGTATCAATTTTTAATTGAAAATTGAGGATTTTCATTGGGATGAAGTAAAATATCCTGAATCACCTTTTACAAGAGAGGACGACAGTTGAGTATGCCAAACAAGGTGCAAATAAGGGAGACTGTTCTCACTCAATTATAAGCAAATTTTCAAAGAACTTCCAATTCAAGCAGATAAAGTGATTGTGAATGTTACTCCTGTGACTCTCAGCGGGTGCACTATCAGTACCTGGTTATTGCATGAATGTACACGACAAGGGACAGGCTCTGATACACATCCCACACCGGAGTCCTCCCAGGGTCTTGAACATATATTCAGCACACAATTGCCTGGAAATGGTCCCGGATGGACTGATCGCCTGCACCGGACAGGCCCGGATACAGGCATCACAATCCTTGCACGAGGGGTGAATAAAATGTTCAGACCGGGAATCAGGTTTCAATTTGGCATCGGTGAGGATTGCAGAGAATCTGACCCGGGACCCATACGTGTCAGATATGAAGAGATGGTTCTTTCCAAATGATCCAAGTCCGGTAATATAGGCCGTGTATTTCATGGAAAAGTCAGCCATCAGGGTCTCTTTATTTGCATACCAGTACCCGAACTCACTCCCTTCACTTGGCGCAATACTGGCAAGGTATCCTTCCTGCTCCAGTTTTCTTGCTACCTGATATGCCATAATCCTGAGTGTTGCTGTTCCTGCCATGAGGGTATTGGTATACTCTGCCCGACCTTTGGGAAGAGGGAGAAACGCTCCTCTTGGAACAGGTATACCGATGAGGATGACAGTGTTCAGAGTATCTGAAATTTCTGCCGGGTTATTGCCCTGGTATTTCGAATCGCCAAATGCCTGAATATCTGCAAAACCGATAAGTTCAGCTCCTGATTCCAGGGCCATGGATCTGATCGTATCTGTAAGGTGAGTATTGTATTCCATAGAATTCATGCAATGTAAATTGGAGAGAAAATTATTTGGTTGTTCATAAGGATTTCTGGGTCAGACAGGGAAAATATGGTACCTTTGCTCGTATTTCAAATACTTCACCTCTTCAAATTGTTGACCCACCACCATCATATACTTTGTTGACTCATCAACTATTGTATGAGAGATACGGACGGGCCGTTTGGAAAGTATGTGTCACTTGCATACTGGCTTATCCAAAAACGATTGAACATCGAACTTAAGGGATTTGGGATAAAGATCACCCAGTATTCAATCCTCAGATATCTCTACAAGCATGATGGTTCCAATCAGGAGCAGATTGCCGGGGATCTTGAGATAGACAAAGGTCTCTGCTCACGTGAGATCAGAAAACTTGAGGACGCAGGACTCATCACCAGGACTAAACACCAGTCAGATAACAGGCAGTGGATCTGCACACTCACAGAATCCGGGCTTGCCCTCAAACCAGATCTTATCAGGATTGGAGAACAGGTCAATGATAGTGTTCTGGGTGGATTATCATCTGAAGAAGAAGAGGCCCTCTATACTCTCATCAAACGTGTCATTTCGAATATGGACACTG carries:
- a CDS encoding methyl-accepting chemotaxis protein, producing MTSAEIEPNSNMRVIFNISPYAMLIITNGVFIDANKAALNIFNAKKPEDIIGKPPAILSPPVQPNGRSSDESAGEIIKRALSGSHEIFEWEHQTLDGKSFFARVNLKLFEYLGNPSLMVAFEDITSQKVKEAELQASQKNLQIIFDNTPYAMLVITDGVFVEANAAAVHLFGAKTKDFFNGKPPAILSPQFQKDGIPSEKLAPEKIKQAMSGDVVSFDWIHQKFDGTIIDCHVTLAGIQYNGKPSLMTVIEDLTHQKKALSDIINVIQIAKGGNLTARTNEKEYAGDFFEICSGINQMLDIFTNPLRLFQTKITSITSNAEEVNASVEQVSGGTGLLADNSNLLSKNAEDGEEGVKQILSAMEDLSVTVSNLAVSSQNIAQMSTSAEEMGIAGIHLVQNTEKAMAEITKSSEHVDSIVLDIKNQMDQIGKIVNLISDIANQTNLLALNAAIEAARAGEAGRGFAVVASEVKSLAQESRQSAENISDMIRNLQDKSHKAAEAVSYSTENVVKGNQTLSETIKVFNSNVESIKNISQKVTDMASISEEQAASVEEITANVNEVAKILSGTLRQSLDSSAATEEISSSLSQISQAMHSVTRDVEEISSEMIQFKF
- a CDS encoding epoxyqueuosine reductase — protein: MEYNTHLTDTIRSMALESGAELIGFADIQAFGDSKYQGNNPAEISDTLNTVILIGIPVPRGAFLPLPKGRAEYTNTLMAGTATLRIMAYQVARKLEQEGYLASIAPSEGSEFGYWYANKETLMADFSMKYTAYITGLGSFGKNHLFISDTYGSRVRFSAILTDAKLKPDSRSEHFIHPSCKDCDACIRACPVQAISPSGTISRQLCAEYMFKTLGGLRCGMCIRACPLSCTFMQ
- a CDS encoding MarR family winged helix-turn-helix transcriptional regulator, giving the protein MRDTDGPFGKYVSLAYWLIQKRLNIELKGFGIKITQYSILRYLYKHDGSNQEQIAGDLEIDKGLCSREIRKLEDAGLITRTKHQSDNRQWICTLTESGLALKPDLIRIGEQVNDSVLGGLSSEEEEALYTLIKRVISNMDTGED